Part of the Bacillota bacterium genome, CACCCGCGTGCCCAGCACCACGTCCGCCTCGGGCCCGTCGCCCACGATCCAGCCCCGCACGTGGCGGCGCACCATGTCCTCGAAGCTCAAAGGGCGCCGTCCCCCTTCTCCAGCGCGTGGATGCGGTCCCGGATCTGGGCCGCCCGCTCATACTCTTCGGCCGCGATGGCCTGCTGAAGTTCCTCGCGAAGGCGCGCAAGCTCGCGCCGGCGCACCGACTCGCCGCGCTCGCGCGGGCGCTTGCCGGTATGCTCCGTGGCGCCGTGCAGTCGCTTCAGCACGGGGCGCAGCTCCCGCTCGAACGTGTCGTAGCACCGGCTGCACCCCAGCTGCCCGAGCCGCTTGAAGTCCGCCCAGGTGAGCCCGCAGTTGGGACACCGGGGCAGGGCGCGCACGCTCGGCTCGCCCGGCGGCGCCTCCAGGAACGGTAGGTCGAAGAACGACTTCATCAGTTCCTCGAAGGTGGTGCCGAACGGGCTCTCCTGCCCGGGCAGCTCCCCCGTCTCCCGGGCGCACTGTTCGCACAGGTGCACCTCGGTCTTCACGCCGTTCTCGATGCGCACCTTGTGTAACGTCGCAGGCCGAATCCCACAGCGCTGGCACATCATCGCCGATTTCTCCCCACCGGCCGGGGGCCCTCACAGGTCCTCCGACGCAAAGTACTCCATGAAGCGCACCATGAGCATGCTCCGCAGGACCGCCGCCCGCACCTGGTCACGCAGCACCGGGTGAGCCACCCATTCGGTCTGCGACCGGATGGCGGCCCGCCACATCACGGCTTCCCGGGCGCCGATGAAGCCGGCGTCGCGCAGCCGGTCGATGAGCGCCTCGGCGTTCCTGGCCGAGACGGCGTCCCCGCACTGGGAGAGCAGCGCACGCAAGCCGGCGGTGCGGTCGGCCTCGGGAACGCCCAGCCGGATGATGCGGATGAACCCGCCGCCGCCCCGGCGGCTCTCCACCACGTACCCGTGCTGCGGCGTGAACCGGGTTTCGAGCACGTAGTTAATCTGCGACGGCACGCAGGAGAACCGATCAGCAAGCTCCACCCGCCGGATCTCCACGTACGGCGCCGGCGTGTGCGCAAAGAGTTCCTTGATGTGGCGTTCGATTTCGTCGGCCAGCGAGGCCATACGGGCTACGGTCCCCCCTGCTCCGGACGCGTGTCTGACCTTTTTTGACCTTTCGGGGGCATTATAGTCACGCCACCGCTGCCCTTGCAAGGGGGTGGCGCGGCCGGGAGCGGTCGCCTGTGGGGGTGCGGCGGCGCCGCCCCGGGCCTGACTTCTTCCTCAGCCGCTTCGCTTCAGCCTCCCGTGGCGCATGGCAAAGCGCGCCCCCGCCCGGAAGACGCAGAAGCCCGCCGGCACCAGCACCACGGCCATTGCCACCAGGATCCCCACGTCACCCAGCAGCGCCTGGGTGGGCGCCCCGTCGATCAGCGCCGCCCGGGTGGCGCGCAGCGTGTAGGTGCCGGGGCTCACGTAGGCCACCGGCTGGAGCCACCCCGGCAGCGCCGAGACGTCGTAGTAGACGCCCGAGACGAGGAGGAGCGCGGCCTGGAAGATGTTGGTCGCCTGCGCCCCCTTCTCCGTGGAGAGAAGCGGCAGCACGGAGGCCATCAGCCCCAGGCCGATGAACGAGAGCCCCGCGGCGGCGAGCACCAGCACGGCCCCGCCCAGGTTGGCCCCCGACATGTCAAGACGGAAGAAGGCCGCCACCGCGGCCAGGAGGATCGCCGTCCGCAGCGTCGCGTACGAAACGGCCCACACGCAGTTGCCCGCCAGGTACGTGGCGAGCCGGATGGGCGCCATGAACGTGTATTCGATGGTGCCCTCCCACCGCTCCCACTGCACGGCCCCGCCGATCTCGGTGAAGACCACTGACAGGAAGCTCCACAAAAGCGCACCCGTTACGAGGTACAGCACGAGGCGGGGGTCCGCATCCACCCCGGGGGCTCCCACGCCAATCAGCCCGATGCTGAGGCTGTTGACGATGGTATAGACGAGAAAGACCATCTCCCACCCGACGTACCGGCGAACGAGGTGGAAGTTGCGATCGACGAAGGCCCACGAGGATCGGAGCTCGCGGGCGAGTTCGGCTCTACTCATGCGATCCCACCTCCTCGTCCTCCGGCTTCCACTCACTGCCCGTCAGCCGGAAGAAGAGTTCCTCCAGGTCCCCGACGCCGCCGGGCAACAGCGCCTTCAGTTCCTCGACGGTGCCCTGCACGATGAGCTTGCCGTCCTTGATGAAGCCGACGCGGCCGCAGAGCCGCTCGACCTCCTGCATGTCGTGGCTGGTCAGGAGCACCGTCGCGTCGTGCTGCTCGTGCAATTGCCGGATGAACGCCTGGACCTCCCGCTTCGACCGGGGATCCAGGCCCGTCGTGGGCTCGTCCAGGAGCAGCAGCACGGGCGACGTGAACAGCGCGCGTGCGACGGCTACCTTCTGCTGCATTCCCCGGGAGAGCTCCTCCAGCGGCACGCTCAGCTTCGAGCGCGGCAGCCCCAGCCGGCTCAGGATCTCCACCGCCTGCTGCCTCGCCTGCCGGACCGGGAGGTCGTACAGCCGGGCCGCGTAGCTGAGGTTTTCGAGCGCAGAGAGCTTCTTGAAAAAGGCAGCCTCCACCGAGACGCGGTTGATGAGCCGGCGCACGGTGAGTTGCTCGGTCACGACATCGTGGCCGAAGATCCGAATGCTGCCATGGTCGGGAATCAGCAGGGTCGAAAGCAGCCGCACCAGGGTGGATTTCCCCGATCCGTTCGGGCCGATGATGCCAAAGATCTCGCCGCGCCGCACCGAAAACGACACGTTGGATATGGCGGCGACCCGCCGCGCAGGGCGGATCAGGCGGCCTTTTACGGCATCCCACAGCGTTCGGTCCGCGGGGGGTGGCTCCCCGTCGCCCGCCCCCGCCGGTGTGTGAGCGCCGGCCGCCCTGTCGTCGTCATCCGATCCGGGGCGGACGTAAAAGTACTTGGTGACGTGGCGGCATTCCACGGCAAGCGGCGACTCGCTGGCTGCCGCGGCGGCTCCACCCGGACGAAGCGCACGGTCTCGAAGATGCATCTCGTTGGCCATGGGTTCCCCTTCTTCACGCATCCGCGCGGGACCGTTCGGGGCGCAAGCGAACAGGACGTACACGGCGAGAACGCGGGGAAGTGGGTACACGCAAAGAAAAAACGACCCCGCTCCCGCGAGCCCGGGTCGCTTATGAGAGGCAGTCAATGTCGCACGGTTTCATGCTAGCGCCTTCCTCGGCTGGCTGTCAAGAACGGGCGGGAGGGGTCATATCCTCATGCCGCGAAGGGGGGCCCGTCCCGGCCGTGATCAACTACATCTGGGCCGCGCTGCTCGCGGCGGGGGCCGCCGTGGCGGCCGCCCGAGGCGACCCGGGCCTGGTTACCCAGGCGCTCACCGACGGTTCCCTGAAGGCCGTCAACCTCGGCGTCCGGCTCGCGGGGGCCATCATGCTCTGGACCGGTCTGATCCGCATTGCCGACGACGCGGGCCTCACCCGCTGGCTTGCGCGGGCGCTGTTCCCCCTGGCCCGGCGCCTTTTCCCCGCCGTTCCGCCTGACGGCTCTGCCATGGGAGCCGTCCTGATGGCCCTGAGCGCGAACGTTCTGGGGCTCGGCAATGCCGCTACCCCTCTGGGGCTCAAGGCCATGCGAGAGCTTCAGCGCCTCAACCCTGACCCCCGCAGGGCCTCGGCTCCGATGTGCACGCTTCTCGTGCTGTGCACCTCCAGCGTCACAGTGGTGCCCACCGGGGTGATCGCTCTGCGGGCGGCCGCGGGCGCCTCCCAGCCGGCGGACATTCTCATCCCCACACTCATTGCGACCGCTTATTCCACCACCGTCGCCCTGACCGCCGACGCCTACTTTCGCCTGAAGAGCCGGGAGGGGTAGGGCCTTGGTGAACGTCCTGGACGCCCTGGCGCGCTGGGCCGTCCCGGTCATGGTGGCCGCCATCGTCGCGACGGGTATGGCGCGGGGTGTACCGGTCTACGAGAGCTTCGTGCGAGGGGCGCGCAGCGGCTTCATGGTGGCCGTCCGGATCATGCCTTACATGGTGGCCATGATCGCCGCCACCGAACTCTTCCAGCGCTCGGGCGCCATGGCCCTCGTGACGGCTCCGGTGAGGCCGGTGGTCGAGTGGCTCGGCATCCCCGTCGAAGTGCTGCCGATGGCCATCATCCGGCCCCTCTCGGGCTCGGCGGCCTCCGGGCTCCTGGCGTACTTGCTGGAGGCCCACGGCCCAGACACGCTGGTGGGGCGGCTCGCCTCGGTCATGCAGGGGAGCACGGAGACCACCCTCTACGTCGTCACCGTCTACCTGGGTTCGGTGGGCATCCGGGACCCCCGCTGGTCGCTTTCGGCAGGGCTCCTGGCAGACCTCGCGGGGTTCGGCGCCTCGGTGCTGGCCGTGCGCCTGATGGGATGGAAGTAAGCGCCCAGGCAGGACAGGCATTACCATAGGGTTTTCCCGTTGAGAACTGTTAACTTCTCAGTATGCGCCATCATGGGGACGACATCGTCCAGCAGTTTCCACCGAACCCATTCCTGCAGCGCCTTGTCCGGGCGGCGCTGGCGTACTCCATCTCCTTCGAGCAAAGCCCTGCGCCCGAGCAGTGGATGTACCACCCCGGGCGCCGCGCCATCCTGGTCTGGATGCCGGACCTCCGCTCCCAATCCATGTCGTATCTGGTCACCATCATGGCGCACGAACTGGGACACGCTCTGCACTTCGACCGCCACCCGCGCCTTGCCCGGAAGCTGTTCAGTTCCGCCTCGCTGGAGCTTGACTGGATGGTGGAACGGGAGGCGTTCGTGGAAGGCTTCCTTTTGCTCAAGCGCCTGGCGATTCCCGTCAGCCTGGAACAGTACCTGCGCATGATCGAGCCGCCGATGGCAAGCGAGGTGGCGCGTTCTTTAAACGGGCGCCTCTGCTGCCTGCTCGACCGGTACGGCGCCGGGTATGCCACCTCTTCCGCCGCCGCAGGGCCGCTGCCCGTTGCTCTCCCGCCCGTCGCCTGATGGGCGCCTGGCCTCGCTATCCTCAGAGGTAACGGCGGGCCGTCCAGCGTAATCTAAGGGCGACAGGCGCCCGCGCCACATGACCGGGCCCTTCCCGGCCCGTCATTTCTCGCGCGGGAAGGGGGAATCTGTGTGCCTGAATATGCACAGATGAAAACACCGATCCCTGGCCCCAGGGCGCAGGAAGTGCTGGAGCTGATGCGCCGCTACGTACCCGGCGCGATGGCGCCCGCCGTGCCCACGGTGATTGCCCGGGCGCAGGGGGCGCTGGTGGAGGACGTCGACGGCAACCGTTTCATCGACTTCTCCGGCGGCATCGGAGTGCTCAACGTGGGCCACGCCCCGGCTGAGGTCGTAAGCGCCGTGACCGAGCAGACCTCCCGTTTCTTGCACACCGACTTCACGGTGGTGCCGTACGAGTCATACGTGAAGCTTGCCCAGCGCCTGGCGGCCCTCGCTCCGGGTAGTAGCCCCAAGAAGGTGGCGTTCTTCAACTCCGGCGCCGAAGCCGTGGAAAACGCCGTCAAGCTCGCCCGCTACGTAACGGGCCGGGCGGGGATCATCGCGCTGGAGGGCGCGTTCCACGGCCGCACCTACATGGCCATGACCCTCACCAGCAAGGTGAAGCCGTACAAGGAGCGGTTCGGCCCGTTCGTGCCGGAGGTGTACCGGGTGCCGGCGCCTTACTGCTACCGCTGCCCGTTCGGCCTGAAGCACCCGGAGTGCGGGATGGCATGCGTGCAAGCCGTGGAGCGGGCCTTCACCACCGTGGTGGCGCCCGAAGCCGTCGCGGCCGTCATCGTGGAGCCGGTCCAGGGCGAGGGCGGTTTCGTGGTGCCGCCGCCCGAATACCTGCAGCGGATGCGGCAACTCACGGCCCGGCACGAAATCCTGCTCATCGCCGACGAGATCCAGACGGGATTCGGCCGGACCGGCCGCTTCTTCGCCGTGCAGCACTTCGGAATCGAGCCCGACGTCATCACCATTGGGAAGTCGGTGGCCGCCGGATTGCCGCTCTCCGGGGTCATCGCGCGGGCGGATCTGTACGACCGGCTGGACGAGGGGGTCGTGGGCGGCACGTTCGTCGGCAATCCGGTGGCGTGCGCGGCCGGGCTGGCGGTGCTGGACATGTTCGAGCAGCGTCGGCTGACCGAGCGCTCCGAGAAGCTGGGCCAGCTCATCCAGCAGCGGATGGAGCACATGATGGAGCGCATCTCCCTGGTCGGGGACGTCAGGGGACTCGGCTCCATGATGGCCATCGAACTGGTAAAGGATCGCAAGACCAAGGAGCCGGCCAGCAAAGAGACGGCGCGCATCCTGCGCCGCTGCCACGAGCGCGGGCTCATCTGTATCAAGGCGGGCATTTACGGCAATGTCATCCGGATGCTCGCGCCGCTGACCATCGAGGAGGACCTGCTCAACGAGGGCCTGGATATCCTGGAGCAGGCGGTGCGGGAAGAGGCACAGGCCGCTGCCTGATCGCAAGCCGGACAGGGCGCCCGGTGCATGCAGGCTCCCCGGCGGCGCTGGACACGTTCCCCCCGGGGGGCCTGCCCGCGTCGTTTGACCGAGCGGCGGGCTCTTTTACGCAGCGATCAGACCCAACCGCCGCCCGGCCTTCTCGAAAGCGTCCAGAGCCCTGTCCAGATCCCCTTTCGTGTGCTCGGCGGTCACGATGGTGCGCACCCGCGCCTTGCCCTTCGGCACGGTCGGATAGACGATTCCCTGGGCGAAAACGCCAAGCTCGAACAGCGCGTCGGAAAGCTGCATGGCCTTCTCTTCCTGGCCCACGATCACCGGCGTGATGGGCGTCTCGCTGATGCCGGTGTCGTACCCCAGGCGCTTTAGCCCGGCTTTGAAGTAGCGGGTGTTTTCCCAGAGCCGCTCGATGCGCTCCGGCTCGCGCTCCAACAGTTCGAACGCGGCGATGCACGCCGCCGTCACCGCCGGCGGGTGCGACGTGGAAAAGAGGTACGGCCTCGCCCGGACAATCAGGTAGTCGATGAGGGTGCGGCTGCCCGCCACGTACCCGCCCAGCACGCCGATGGCCTTGGAGAGCGTGCCGACCTGGACGTCGACCTGCCCGTGCAG contains:
- a CDS encoding UvrB/UvrC motif-containing protein, whose amino-acid sequence is MMCQRCGIRPATLHKVRIENGVKTEVHLCEQCARETGELPGQESPFGTTFEELMKSFFDLPFLEAPPGEPSVRALPRCPNCGLTWADFKRLGQLGCSRCYDTFERELRPVLKRLHGATEHTGKRPRERGESVRRRELARLREELQQAIAAEEYERAAQIRDRIHALEKGDGAL
- a CDS encoding CtsR family transcriptional regulator, which gives rise to MASLADEIERHIKELFAHTPAPYVEIRRVELADRFSCVPSQINYVLETRFTPQHGYVVESRRGGGGFIRIIRLGVPEADRTAGLRALLSQCGDAVSARNAEALIDRLRDAGFIGAREAVMWRAAIRSQTEWVAHPVLRDQVRAAVLRSMLMVRFMEYFASEDL
- a CDS encoding ABC transporter permease, whose protein sequence is MSRAELARELRSSWAFVDRNFHLVRRYVGWEMVFLVYTIVNSLSIGLIGVGAPGVDADPRLVLYLVTGALLWSFLSVVFTEIGGAVQWERWEGTIEYTFMAPIRLATYLAGNCVWAVSYATLRTAILLAAVAAFFRLDMSGANLGGAVLVLAAAGLSFIGLGLMASVLPLLSTEKGAQATNIFQAALLLVSGVYYDVSALPGWLQPVAYVSPGTYTLRATRAALIDGAPTQALLGDVGILVAMAVVLVPAGFCVFRAGARFAMRHGRLKRSG
- a CDS encoding ABC transporter ATP-binding protein codes for the protein MANEMHLRDRALRPGGAAAAASESPLAVECRHVTKYFYVRPGSDDDDRAAGAHTPAGAGDGEPPPADRTLWDAVKGRLIRPARRVAAISNVSFSVRRGEIFGIIGPNGSGKSTLVRLLSTLLIPDHGSIRIFGHDVVTEQLTVRRLINRVSVEAAFFKKLSALENLSYAARLYDLPVRQARQQAVEILSRLGLPRSKLSVPLEELSRGMQQKVAVARALFTSPVLLLLDEPTTGLDPRSKREVQAFIRQLHEQHDATVLLTSHDMQEVERLCGRVGFIKDGKLIVQGTVEELKALLPGGVGDLEELFFRLTGSEWKPEDEEVGSHE
- a CDS encoding nucleoside recognition domain-containing protein, with translation MINYIWAALLAAGAAVAAARGDPGLVTQALTDGSLKAVNLGVRLAGAIMLWTGLIRIADDAGLTRWLARALFPLARRLFPAVPPDGSAMGAVLMALSANVLGLGNAATPLGLKAMRELQRLNPDPRRASAPMCTLLVLCTSSVTVVPTGVIALRAAAGASQPADILIPTLIATAYSTTVALTADAYFRLKSREG
- a CDS encoding nucleoside recognition domain-containing protein, producing MNVLDALARWAVPVMVAAIVATGMARGVPVYESFVRGARSGFMVAVRIMPYMVAMIAATELFQRSGAMALVTAPVRPVVEWLGIPVEVLPMAIIRPLSGSAASGLLAYLLEAHGPDTLVGRLASVMQGSTETTLYVVTVYLGSVGIRDPRWSLSAGLLADLAGFGASVLAVRLMGWK
- the gabT gene encoding 4-aminobutyrate--2-oxoglutarate transaminase — protein: MPEYAQMKTPIPGPRAQEVLELMRRYVPGAMAPAVPTVIARAQGALVEDVDGNRFIDFSGGIGVLNVGHAPAEVVSAVTEQTSRFLHTDFTVVPYESYVKLAQRLAALAPGSSPKKVAFFNSGAEAVENAVKLARYVTGRAGIIALEGAFHGRTYMAMTLTSKVKPYKERFGPFVPEVYRVPAPYCYRCPFGLKHPECGMACVQAVERAFTTVVAPEAVAAVIVEPVQGEGGFVVPPPEYLQRMRQLTARHEILLIADEIQTGFGRTGRFFAVQHFGIEPDVITIGKSVAAGLPLSGVIARADLYDRLDEGVVGGTFVGNPVACAAGLAVLDMFEQRRLTERSEKLGQLIQQRMEHMMERISLVGDVRGLGSMMAIELVKDRKTKEPASKETARILRRCHERGLICIKAGIYGNVIRMLAPLTIEEDLLNEGLDILEQAVREEAQAAA